In Acropora muricata isolate sample 2 chromosome 11, ASM3666990v1, whole genome shotgun sequence, one DNA window encodes the following:
- the LOC136890826 gene encoding broad substrate specificity ATP-binding cassette transporter ABCG2-like isoform X1, with the protein MAHHISSNEQTPLLRTEQTTFKNHRACDTPIYDDKPMEHSQLSQSFSDDSDQQGREAVISYHNICYSITTKEKGVKKEREIIKNLSGLVEPGLNAILGPTGSGKTTLLDILAGRKDPSRLSGVVLVNGVKQPENFKCMTGYVVQEDVVMGTLTVRENLHFSASLRLPSKLSKWKRNDRVEAAISDLGLFHVAESKVGNDFIRGISGGERKRTNIGMELIMSPSVLFLDEPTTGLDASTAVSVVQLLQGLGRQGKTVIMSIHQPRYSIFKTFDTLSLLSNGEFVYQGPANQAMRYFEEIGFVCEPHNNPADFFMDVIIECEASQRDGLVVSSDATVITVNEHSPKPVLPDVFKKSRFAQTVLESTEPILQRFTASQGNVRFSKGEKITYATSFCSQLMTVSGRAVKNIVRNPQTSIMQLVVTVIFAVIVGAIYYQLKKDENGIQNRVGAFFFLVMNMIFGNLSAVELFIKERPIFIHECASGYYRISVYFLAKVLCDVIPLRLVPITVFSLIAYFMIGLDRDIDKFFIFTLTLLLASLCASSIAFLVSACVRTFAIANLLVGLPYVFMMVFGGVLINLKSVLSWLAWIKYISIFRYAIESLEINELHNMEFSCPKNTTNCLRFGDQYLKLQGVNVDDLWYNELALAVMTVIIMGFAYIALRLIKKEK; encoded by the exons ATGGCCCATCATATATCAAGTAATGAACAGACACCTTTGTTAAGAACAGAGCAAACAACTTTCAAAAACCACAGAGCATGTGACACGCCAATTTATGATGACAAACCCATGGAGCATTCACAGCTCAGCCAGTCATTCTCAGATGATTCAGACCAACAAGGAAGAGAAGCTGTAATTTCGTACCACAACATTTGTTACTCTATCACCACCAAGGAGAAAGGAGTAAAAAAGGAGAGAGAAATTATCAAAAACCTCAG tGGCCTTGTGGAACCTGGACTAAATGCAATTCTTGGACCAACGGGAAGTGGAAAGACCAC GCTTCTGGACATCTTAGCTGGGCGGAAGGATCCAAGCCGTCTTTCTGGCGTTGTTCTAGTAAATGGGGTCAAGCagcctgaaaatttcaaatGTATGACAGGATATGTTGTGCAG GAAGATGTTGTTATGGGAACGTTGACAGTGAGAGAGAACTTGCATTTCTCAGCTTCCCTGAGACTGCCCAGTAAGCTGAGCAAATGGAAGCGCAATGACCGAGTAGAAGCGGCCATCAGTGACCTGGGCCTGTTTCATGTAGCGGAGTCCAAG GTTGGGAACGACTTTATCCGTGGGATTTCTGGCGGGGAGCGCAAACGCACCAACATTGGAATGGAGCTGATAATGTCGCCATCGGTCTTGTTTCTTGATGAACCAACCACTGGACTCGATGCTTCGACAGCTGTCTCTGTAGTTCAGCTTCTTCAAGG ACTTGGTCGTCAAGGCAAAACAGTCATTATGTCCATACATCAGCCTCGCTACTCTATCTTTAAGACCTTCGACACCTTATCGTTGCTGTCCAATGGCGAGTTTGTGTACCAAGGCCCGGCAAATCAAGCGATGAGGTATTTTGAGGAAATAG GTTTTGTATGTGAGCCACACAATAATCCGGCGGATTTTTTCATGGATGTTATTATTGAATGTGAAGCCAGTCAGCGGGACGGATTGGTTGTCAGCTCAG ACGCAACCGTGATAACAGTCAATGAACACAGTCCAAAACCAGTCTTGCCGGACGTTTTTAAAAAGTCGAGGTTCGCTCAGACCGTCCTCGAGTCCACTGAGCCAATACTTCAGCGGTTCACAGCCAGCCAAGGGAACGTGCGATTTTCCAAAGGagagaagatcacctatgctacTTCCTTTTGTAGTCAG CTAATGACGGTATCAGGGCGAGCAGTGAAAAACATAGTGAGAAATCCACAGACATCAATTATGCAG TTGGTTGTCACCGTTATTTTTGCGGTTATTGTGGGTGCAATTTATTACCAACTCAAGAAAGATGAAAATGGTATACAAAACAG GGTCGGCGCGTTCTTCTTCTTGGTTATGAACATGATTTTTGGGAACTTGTCTGCAGTGGAATTATTCATCAAGGAGAGACCAATATTCAT ACACGAATGTGCCAGTGGATATTATCGAATCTCGGTGTATTTCTTGGCCAAAGTCTTGTGTGATGTCATCCCTTTACGACTCGTTCCGATCACAGTATTCTCCCTCATTGCGTATTTTATGATag GTCTCGATCGTGATATTGataagtttttcatttttacgtTAACCCTCCTTCTGGCCAGCCTTTGCGCCAGCAGTATAGCTTTCCTCGTTAGCGCATGCGTACGGACGTTCGCCATAGCAAATCTCCTAGTTGGTCTGCCATACGTCTTCATGATG GTATTTGGTGGTGTGTTGATAAATCTTAAATCTGTACTAAGTTGGCTCGCCTGGATAAAATACATCAGCATATTTCGGTATGCCATTgag TCACTAGAGATAAACGAGCTTCACAACATGGAATTCAGCTGTCCAAAGAACACCACCAATTG CTTACGTTTTGGCGATCAGTACCTGAAACTGCAAGGAGTTAATGTGGATGACCTGTGGTACAATGAACTGGCCCTCGCCGTTATGACAGTCATCATAATGGGTTTTGCTTATATAGCTCTAAGACTTATCAAGAAAGAAAAGTAA
- the LOC136890828 gene encoding uncharacterized protein — protein MNLFVGILVVLLVVETCCDQVFWETKGDIYESLQAVPPLEETRQKMMKYLLDRRHNSRGKRFSPYYDIVFVLDSSNSFSWAEFNLSVTIAKGLVKRFEPDTLFAAVTFGANASVSFNFQPPKSTIEQLSSKVEHQGGNKSILHALKTTQNKLLLNLDSGIRVGSKKRVLLVTNGVDTGHLQSLIWRAARIKVLGPAIFLVAIGHRLPNIKELVVIPSSTNSHFYRVSNMREFKQLVDGIPEHIVYQDYFDD, from the exons ATGAATTTGTTTGTGGGAATCTTGGTCGTTTTGCTCGTTGTGGAGACATGTTGTGACCAAGTGTTTTGGGAGACGAAAGGCGATATTTATGAAA gttTACAGGCAGTACCACCACTTGAAGAAACAAGacagaaaatgatgaaatatcTCCTTGATCGACGTCACAACTCACGAGGCAAGCGTTTCAGTCCATATTACGACATCGTTTTTGTACTCGATTCATCTAACTCATTTTCCTGGGCCGAGTTCAACCTCAGTGTAACTATTGCAAAAGGCCTGGTGAAAAGGTTTGAGCCTGACACACTCTTTGCTGCAGTGACATTCGGTGCCAATGCCTCTGTCAGCTTCAATTTTCAACCTCCCAAG TCCACAATTGAACAGCTCAGCAGTAAAGTGGAGCACCAGGGAGGAAATAAAAGCATACTACACGCTCTGAAAACGACGCAGAACAAACTTCTACTCAACCTTGACTCTGGAATCCGCGTTGGAAGCAAAAAGAGAGTGCTCCTGGTCACCAATGGGGTTGACACAGGACACCTACAGAGCCTGATTTGGAGAGCCGCTCGGATCAAAGTGCTTGGACCAGCAATCTTCCTAGTGGCCATTGGCCACAGGCTTCCCAATATTAAAGAACTTGTGGTGATACCAAGTTCGACAAATTCACATTTTTATCGTGTGTCCAACATGCGTGAATTCAAGCAATTGGTGGATGGTATTCCTGAGCACATTGTATACCAAGACTACTTTGATgattaa
- the LOC136890829 gene encoding barH-like 1 homeobox protein: MEGVKNKMEGQELWKQNLPDLKYAPPVHKPLELKTDELRNKTCLPIIDCCQFPQYAEKIIPPQSNFAHDSKSKPSHVQKAVKSRSSFSLEQIMHLERVFEQQKYLGSRDRKKISDQLQMTETQVKTWFQNRRMKQKRKQAEDVERRAKLAFISNLAHNMNHGYQARPYPPPSYSDTPLILRHDLKPEYGCPPALPWNSQLPPYSPPPPYWASFPGSYPPQP, from the exons ATGGAAGGcgtcaaaaacaaaatggaagggCAAGAATTGTGGAAGCAGAATTTGCCAGATCTCAAATACGCTCCACCCGTTCACAAACCTCTGGAACTGAAAACAGATGAACTCCGGAACAAAACCTGCCTACCTATCATTGATTGCTGCCAGTTTCCTCAGTATGCTGAAAAGATAATTCCTCCACAGTCTAACTTTGCCCATG attCCAAAAGCAAACCAAGCCACGTGCAGAAAGCCGTTAAATCTCGTTCGTCGTTTTCGCTGGAGCAGATAATGCATTTGGAGCGAGTTTTTGAACAGCAGAAATATCTAGGAAGCAGAGACAGGAAGAAGATCTCTGACCAGCTACAAATGACCGAAACACAG GTTAAGACTTGGTTCCAAAACAGACGAATGaagcagaaaagaaaacaagcagAAGATGTCGAGAGAAGAGCCAAGTTAGCCTTCATTAGCAACCTGGCCCATAACATGAACCACGGTTACCAAGCGCGCCCGTACCCGCCTCCATCGTATTCCGACACGCCTCTCATACTGAGACACGATCTAAAGCCAGAGTATGGATGCCCACCAGCCTTGCCTTGGAACAGTCAGTTGCCGCCTTATTCTCCTCCGCCGCCTTATTGGGCAAGCTTTCCCGGATCATACCCACCACAACCATAA
- the LOC136890826 gene encoding broad substrate specificity ATP-binding cassette transporter ABCG2-like isoform X2 — translation MAHHISSNEQTPLLRTEQTTFKNHRACDTPIYDDKPMEHSQLSQSFSDDSDQQGREAVISYHNICYSITTKEKGVKKEREIIKNLSGLVEPGLNAILGPTGSGKTTLLDILAGRKDPSRLSGVVLVNGVKQPENFKCMTGYVVQEDVVMGTLTVRENLHFSASLRLPSKLSKWKRNDRVEAAISDLGLFHVAESKVGNDFIRGISGGERKRTNIGMELIMSPSVLFLDEPTTGLDASTAVSVVQLLQGLGRQGKTVIMSIHQPRYSIFKTFDTLSLLSNGEFVYQGPANQAMRYFEEIGFVCEPHNNPADFFMDVIIECEASQRDGLVVSSDATVITVNEHSPKPVLPDVFKKSRFAQTVLESTEPILQRFTASQGNVRFSKGEKITYATSFCSQLMTVSGRAVKNIVRNPQTSIMQLVVTVIFAVIVGAIYYQLKKDENGIQNRVGAFFFLVMNMIFGNLSAVELFIKERPIFIHECASGYYRISVYFLAKVLCDVIPLRLVPITVFSLIAYFMIGLDRDIDKFFIFTLTLLLASLCASSIAFLVSACVRTFAIANLLVGLPYVFMMVFGGVLINLKSVLSWLAWIKYISIFRYAIESLEINELHNMEFSCPKNTTNCLRFGDQYLKLQGVNVDDLWYNELALAVMTVIIMGFAYIALRLIKKEK, via the exons ATGGCCCATCATATATCAAGTAATGAACAGACACCTTTGTTAAGAACAGAGCAAACAACTTTCAAAAACCACAGAGCATGTGACACGCCAATTTATGATGACAAACCCATGGAGCATTCACAGCTCAGCCAGTCATTCTCAGATGATTCAGACCAACAAGGAAGAGAAGCTGTAATTTCGTACCACAACATTTGTTACTCTATCACCACCAAGGAGAAAGGAGTAAAAAAGGAGAGAGAAATTATCAAAAACCTCAG tGGCCTTGTGGAACCTGGACTAAATGCAATTCTTGGACCAACGGGAAGTGGAAAGACCAC GCTTCTGGACATCTTAGCTGGGCGGAAGGATCCAAGCCGTCTTTCTGGCGTTGTTCTAGTAAATGGGGTCAAGCagcctgaaaatttcaaatGTATGACAGGATATGTTGTGCAG GAAGATGTTGTTATGGGAACGTTGACAGTGAGAGAGAACTTGCATTTCTCAGCTTCCCTGAGACTGCCCAGTAAGCTGAGCAAATGGAAGCGCAATGACCGAGTAGAAGCGGCCATCAGTGACCTGGGCCTGTTTCATGTAGCGGAGTCCAAG GTTGGGAACGACTTTATCCGTGGGATTTCTGGCGGGGAGCGCAAACGCACCAACATTGGAATGGAGCTGATAATGTCGCCATCGGTCTTGTTTCTTGATGAACCAACCACTGGACTCGATGCTTCGACAGCTGTCTCTGTAGTTCAGCTTCTTCAAGG ACTTGGTCGTCAAGGCAAAACAGTCATTATGTCCATACATCAGCCTCGCTACTCTATCTTTAAGACCTTCGACACCTTATCGTTGCTGTCCAATGGCGAGTTTGTGTACCAAGGCCCGGCAAATCAAGCGATGAGGTATTTTGAGGAAATAG GTTTTGTATGTGAGCCACACAATAATCCGGCGGATTTTTTCATGGATGTTATTATTGAATGTGAAGCCAGTCAGCGGGACGGATTGGTTGTCAGCTCAG ACGCAACCGTGATAACAGTCAATGAACACAGTCCAAAACCAGTCTTGCCGGACGTTTTTAAAAAGTCGAGGTTCGCTCAGACCGTCCTCGAGTCCACTGAGCCAATACTTCAGCGGTTCACAGCCAGCCAAGGGAACGTGCGATTTTCCAAAGGagagaagatcacctatgctacTTCCTTTTGTAGTCAG CTAATGACGGTATCAGGGCGAGCAGTGAAAAACATAGTGAGAAATCCACAGACATCAATTATGCAG TTGGTTGTCACCGTTATTTTTGCGGTTATTGTCGGTGCAATTTATTACCAACTCAAGAAAGATGAAAATGGTATACAAAACAG GGTCGGCGCGTTCTTCTTCTTGGTTATGAACATGATTTTTGGGAACTTGTCTGCAGTGGAATTATTCATCAAGGAGAGACCAATATTCAT ACACGAATGTGCCAGTGGATATTATCGAATCTCGGTGTATTTCTTGGCCAAAGTCTTGTGTGATGTCATCCCTTTACGACTCGTTCCGATCACAGTATTCTCCCTCATTGCGTATTTTATGATag GTCTCGATCGTGATATTGataagtttttcatttttacgtTAACCCTCCTTCTGGCCAGCCTTTGCGCCAGCAGTATAGCTTTCCTCGTTAGCGCATGCGTACGGACGTTCGCCATAGCAAATCTCCTAGTTGGTCTGCCATACGTCTTCATGATG GTATTTGGTGGTGTGTTGATAAATCTTAAATCTGTACTAAGTTGGCTCGCCTGGATAAAATACATCAGCATATTTCGGTATGCCATTgag TCACTAGAGATAAACGAGCTTCACAACATGGAATTCAGCTGTCCAAAGAACACCACCAATTG CTTACGTTTTGGCGATCAGTACCTGAAACTGCAAGGAGTTAATGTGGATGACCTGTGGTACAATGAACTGGCCCTCGCCGTTATGACAGTCATCATAATGGGTTTTGCTTATATAGCTCTAAGACTTATCAAGAAAGAAAAGTAA